tgtgcaaatccgagagagatgcaggGGGCCGAGGagctcactcatgtgccagcctcgggCCGTATCTTACATCTGCCtagttagcgaacaagagaactgcttaatggatttagatcggctTTTTCGACTTTTCTTATTGCGTAAAGATCATAGTTCACTGCAGCAGCGATATATTTGCggtaatccaagacagaggctatggggtgaggggagggggaagcgtgacggcAAGAGTaaggagccaggcagggccctcctcactatcttgtttcacttctacgcgggCCGTGGGGGACAgctttaaagcgtgacaaaaaaccgtcactgttgcacttttaggctttggattatatatatatatatatttatatatatatatatatacactctcaGAAATATTCTGTGCTTCCAAAAGAAAATACTGCAGTTAATAGAAAGAACATAGAAAGAACATTGAACGAAACCATAGGAACAAGTTCACTGCCAGCACACGTCCTCTTTTACTGTAACTGAGGTTTTTCTTTCATCCAAATGGCCAATAATCATATCTCAAAGCTGCAgcttaattgttttaattttactgcacatcCAGACAGCCAGTTTTACAGTTAATggtaaaatgttaactttttaatAGAGTTTTATTAGGCATATGGCTCTTTCCTGTACTTTATGGATATCTTTGGTCCcaatttggatttttgttcttcttgtttTTGCTCTGCACTGAGGGCATGCAAGGTTTTATGTCTAAGTGAAGAGATTTTCCTGTCACTGACAATAAGGAAGAATTACAGGCTTACTTCAGATTTGAAAGTTCAATTTTGctaattttttaattgtattatttttttgtattaccaATCTATTCTAGTTTTTCAGTGCAGACTGAAACCCAACTAGCtgctaaaaagaaaatgttctctATTCATTTCTATGTAACCAAGACTCAGTGTGCCCATACATTTACCAGGGACATGATGAGATTGCATAACTCTTTTAATAACTTTAGTAGTTATACACTGTATTTAAGATGTTCCAATTTAATGATAAGATGTTTTGCCAAAGACTTTAAAGTATTCCAGATATTTTGTTGCCTACCTGTCTATACAAAACCTGGAgtgtaaaattgacttttttaaatcctttacatCACTTCTTCCTAACCAATGACTCACCGCCCTAATGTGGATTATTAGACACACTATGTGTGTCATCagtttaagattaaaaaaattaaatgaaattaaatcagcTATTGCTTTAATGTTTTAGGGGCAGTTGATTGCAGACTTCATTTCTGCACCCACTCAAAGGGACATTTTACTCCTGCACACTGACGAATTAAAACCACTGGTATAAGTTCAGTTACGAGCAGATGACACCCTTATTATACACTGCACacttaattaagaaaattaatgacTGTAGACACGTTCTTCAAATGCCCAGTAGTATAACATACTTTGAACTTTTCCAATTCTATATCAATTTCACACGAATTATCCTAAAAATCTAAACTACCCAGGAATGTTAAAAGAATGCAACGTTACAACAGTCGCAGACTAAATGGCCTCAGTCAATGGGAATGTCAAAATAGACAATCAGCTTCATGGGAGCACACTGCTGACTGCTTCTGAGtggttaagattatgtaaatgaatgctACGAATGTAAATCAGTGGAAaaatcatctaatgtgacatagccCTCATGAAAACACCTGGAAGACAAGACAAGAAAGTCAATAGGATGTTAAGTTCTATAGTGTGTAGTACGAGTCTGGGAAGGATGTACTGGAGCTATATAGCATTAGTGAGGCCTTgctctggagtactgtgtacagttttggttttaGAGAAGAGCAATTTGCCTGATTCTTTAACCAAGAGGTATGCGCTCTGAAGAGAGACTGAAGAAGCTAAATGTGATCCCGTGAAGCTGACCAGGTATTGTAACATACCCAATGACTGAGACCAGTTAGTGTGTGACTGGCTAGGATTAAATCAGATTTGATTTTCTCTTTGGTCGCAAGCGCTGGCTCTTTTGTGCTTTTGAGTTTAAACAAATAGTAGTAGggtattgtaccgtgttagccattatggatgcaatgagaagtcgagcaaaatgacagcttttatttgctaactgaacagattacaaacAAAGATTAGGGAGTGGCATGATTTAAATGTTAACAATTATGAAGATAATTAGTAGAGTAGATGCCAGCTGTTCATcactttaaaatcagttctttatcaagaacacagagacacatttGGAACTTTGTTAAACTTAAATTTGATACACACGTTAGAGAGAAAGTCTTCACTCAAAGAACTATAGCTACATAGCATAAGTTACCAAGAAGTATGGTAGACAGTCAGATTTTAGGACCCTTATTAAATTCAGCTTGATTTTTAACCTATGAAAATTTTAGCAAATAAGACCAACTTTGATGGGATGAACTGTCTGAAATGGTCTAATGTGGCTAACTATCTTGTATCTTAAGTTGCCTTCTGGGTACACTGTACTTTTTACCCAAGTCTGTCTCGATTTAGCAGTATGAGCCTTTAATATCATATTTCTTCTGTACCctaaccctaatatatatattttgttttcctttctttcagGTATACACCTACCGCTAAGATGAATACAACTACCATTCCAGAAgctgactttgtgttgaactGCATGGTTGCCACAGAGAAGAAGACCTTCACAATTGCAACCCTTGCTCTAATCTACCTAATAACTCTTTTTGGGAATCTCCTTGTAATTCTGGTCATATTAATAAACCATCAACTGCAGACACCCATGTTTTTCTGTATTGGTGCCTTAGCAGCGATTGACTTGGCAAACAGTAGTAACCTCATCCCCAAAATGCTTTCTCTTCTTATATTTAACTACACCGTCGTGTCCAGTGGTTTTTGTTTGCTGCAAATGGTTCTTGTCTTCCACTTGGAGGTAATAGAAACTCTTCTTTTGGGCCTAATGGCATATGACCGCTATGTAGCCGTTCTCTATCCTCTGAGATACCCTTCCATTATTACAAATagaactgttttcatttttcttgtagTTTTTAATGGTATTGGACTCATTGACATCACACCATTTATAATTTTTGTCAAAGAGCTTCCCTTTCTGTAACACCAATGTTTTGCCATATTGTTTCTGTGATTATTCTACTATGGTTCATATCGCTTGCACTGAAGACCCAAAATACTTAATTATTTTGTCCATCACTGCTGCTGTTCTTGGCATTGGGCCATTGGTCCTGATCCTGTTTTCCTACACTCGGATTGCTTATGCAGCTCTTAAAATTTCATCATCGGAAGGCAAGAACAAAGTTTTCAGCACATGTTTGACACACCTTCTGGTGGTTGGACTCTTCTATTGTCCCTTGTTGTTATCTTATGTGCTACCGGGAGCCGGAGTAAAACTGTCAACAGAAGCCTATAACACAATGGTCATTGTGGGTAATATCATTCCTCCAATGTTGAATCCAATAATTTATAGCTTTAGGAACAAGgaaattaaaaacagcatttataaactttttatgggaaaaaaaacTGTCACACAAATCGGAGCAAAGAAATAATACTGTAATGTATAATAAACTTTATAAACTTCTGAAAattgtaattaatatttaattcatGCAGAGCTGTAGGAGGAATACAAGAAAGagtaaatatttagtaaatggaGTCCATCTCATTCTGGGACCAACTTCTCCTTCTTCTACAAGATCACATAAAGTTATccagaacaaatacaaaaaaacaagcatATCGGTGTTGTGATCTAGGAGTCCCAAAGAATGAAAGTCCCATAAGCACTTCCTAAAAATGCCCAATAGAGTTGAATATAATTGTGAAACCCCAGCTTGGAACAGGGCAAACACagaagtctttataaaataataaaacatgttattgttttgttatttttaacaaaaatgcctTGTTACACTACTGTGAAGCTCCAAAAGCAAACCAATCCCAGTACAGATATTTTACGAATGATCAAAAACAGTGCAGTAAGGTCAAAAATCCAATAGACTCTAGCTGTTGACCTCCAGAGCTCCAGTCAGTCAAATTGGTGaggtattttacaattttaatgaaaatattgaaaatatatattgGTTATTTTTAGGTTTTATTGTTTGACACAAAACTAATACTTTAAATATGTTCTTCCATAGACTAATATGATATTAAAAGAAGTGCTGAAATTTTTGAAAATCCTcccatttagaaataaaaaagatttgtATGAAACAACGCATAGGGCGATCTTAACGTTTCGGTAGTTATTTGCCAGTGCTTTTATACAGTTTTCTCATTCTTTGGttccacaataaaaacatacaattgcCAAACATGGGAGCCATTTTTTTCTAATACAGTTGTTAAACATTAATTAGCATAAAGTGGCCACTGACCTCCACCAAATAAGGAGCACACCAGCACCTGTTAAGTACACCCTTTTAATCGTCCACTTGACCTGCTCAATTTGTCTTTCCttatctctgtttctctctctttctgtcagtTCACTTTATATATCACTTAAATTTTTTCAGCTGGCCTGTTACCACGTCTTAACATAGAATAGTGTGATATTGAAATAAACTCACAGATCAAAGTGGAACATTTAAAACTTTTGGCTAAATATCTGGAATAACTTGCCCAAAAGTCATTGTGTctgaattataaaaatacactgaaaatttCATTAATTGAAGTAAAAGGATTAAGATACATTGAAAAGGAATTGTGGTCTTCAAAATCCATTATTGACAAATATCTATCATTGCAAAGCATTATATTACGGTAGATGTTAGGTCTTAAAATGCTGAACAACAGTTTCGCTCTCCAAAT
Above is a window of Polypterus senegalus isolate Bchr_013 chromosome 2, ASM1683550v1, whole genome shotgun sequence DNA encoding:
- the LOC120524276 gene encoding olfactory receptor 10A5-like is translated as MNTTTIPEADFVLNCMVATEKKTFTIATLALIYLITLFGNLLVILVILINHQLQTPMFFCIGALAAIDLANSSNLIPKMLSLLIFNYTVVSSGFCLLQMVLVFHLEVIETLLLGLMAYDRYVAVLYPLRYPSIITNRTVFIFLVVFNDPKYLIILSITAAVLGIGPLVLILFSYTRIAYAALKISSSEGKNKVFSTCLTHLLVVGLFYCPLLLSYVLPGAGVKLSTEAYNTMVIVGNIIPPMLNPIIYSFRNKEIKNSIYKLFMGKKTVTQIGAKK